In the Caminicella sporogenes DSM 14501 genome, one interval contains:
- the nuoE gene encoding NADH-quinone oxidoreductase subunit NuoE, which yields MCCKDSKNEKFKEISDILKKYKNVQGSLITVLQKVQEVYSYLPKEVLRYVAKEMNIKPSKVYGVATFYTQFRLNNVGKYIIMLCQGTACHVNGSKNIEKALCEELGIKEGETTEDNLFTFENVACLGCCSLSPVMMINGETYGNLTPDKAREIIREIRKKEKGSKED from the coding sequence GTGTGCTGTAAAGATAGTAAAAATGAAAAATTTAAAGAAATAAGTGACATATTGAAAAAGTATAAGAATGTACAGGGAAGTTTAATTACTGTTCTTCAAAAGGTTCAAGAAGTTTATTCATATTTACCAAAGGAAGTTTTAAGATATGTTGCAAAAGAGATGAATATAAAACCTTCAAAAGTATATGGAGTAGCAACTTTTTATACTCAATTTAGATTAAATAATGTTGGTAAATACATAATCATGTTATGTCAAGGAACTGCTTGTCATGTAAATGGTTCAAAAAATATTGAAAAAGCACTATGTGAGGAATTAGGTATAAAGGAAGGTGAAACGACTGAAGATAATTTATTTACTTTTGAAAATGTAGCTTGTTTGGGTTGTTGTAGTTTATCGCCAGTTATGATGATTAATGGAGAGACCTATGGAAACCTTACACCTGATAAGGCGAGGGAAATTATAAGAGAAATAAGGAAAAAGGAGAAAGGGTCTAAGGAGGATTAA